In Apium graveolens cultivar Ventura chromosome 10, ASM990537v1, whole genome shotgun sequence, the following are encoded in one genomic region:
- the LOC141693624 gene encoding alpha carbonic anhydrase 7-like has product MKIKYSIPLFSKFLILFLYATSLIIAQELENEAEFGYKEKSKKAPKFWGELKKEWEACKAAGDHNQSPIDISNENVQLSAKSGDLIKDYKPADAELKNRGHDIAVYWTGDPGSVKIDGTVYVLQQCHWHSPSEHSINGRRYDMELHMVHKDNNDKVAVVGQLYKIGKPDAFLSKLSKEIMSLADKRNSKRVGKLDAKEIELAGRNYYRYMGSLTVPPCTEGVTWILNQELGTVSEDQVKLLRDAVNDYADENARPVQPLNRRKIQLYRQDAS; this is encoded by the exons ATGAAGATTAAGTATAGCATTCCCCTGTTTTCAAAGTTTTTGATCCTTTTCTTGTATGCAACATCATTGATCATTGCTCAAGAACTTG AGAACGAGGCAGAGTTTGGATATAAAGAGAAAAGCAAGAAGGCACCCAAATTTTGGGGAGAGCTGAAGAAAGAATGGGAAGCATGCAAAGCTGCAGGAGATCACAATCAGTCTCCAATTGATATTTCTAATGAAAATGTACAGCTTAGTGCAAAGTCTGGGGACTTGATCAAAGATTACAAGCCTGCTGATGCCGAGCTCAAGAATAGAGGCCATGATATAGCT GTTTATTGGACAGGAGATCCTGGATCAGTGAAGATAGATGGAACTGTTTATGTTTTGCAACAATGTCATTGGCACTCACCTTCTGAGCACTCCATTAACGGCAGAAG ATATGATATGGAGCTGCATATGGTTCACAAGGACAACAATGACAAGGTAGCTGTTGTTGGACAGTTGTACAAGATCGGCAAACCAGATGCCTTCTTGTCTAAG TTGAGCAAGGAAATAATGTCGCTGGCAGACAAACGCAACAGCAAGAGAGTTGGGAAACTGGATGCGAAGGAAATAGAGCTGGCGGGCAGAAATTACTACAGATACATGGGCTCACTAACTGTTCCTCCCTGCACCGAAGGTGTTACTTGGATACTTAATCAAGAG CTTGGAACAGTTTCAGAAGATCAAGTGAAGCTACTACGTGATGCAGTTAATGAT TATGCAGACGAGAACGCAAGGCCAGTGCAACCACTTAACCGTCGCAAGATACAGCTCTACCGCCAGGATGCCAGCTGA
- the LOC141693299 gene encoding alpha carbonic anhydrase 7-like encodes MMKIKCNITLLSFFLLLLLYATSLIVAQELEHESEFGYQDNSTKAPKFWGKLNKEWEACKAEGDHRQSPIDICDEKVITSLMYVNLIKDYKPADAQLKNRGHDIAVYWQGNPGSVKIDGIVYDLQQCHWHSPSEHAINGKRYDMELHMLHKDKNDKVAVIAQLYKIGRPDTFLSKLCKEIISLGHNHENKTVGKMDPKDIEIAGHNYYRYIGSLTVPPCTEGVTWIVNQEIATVSHDQVKLLRDTVHDNAEENARPVQPHNSREIVLYTLDPNYKEPAPSTLRGRTG; translated from the exons ATGATGAAGATTAAGTGTAACATCACCCTGCTTTCTTTTTTTTTGCTCCTTCTCTTGTATGCAACATCATTAATCGTTGCTCAAGAACTTG AGCACGAGTCAGAGTTTGGATATCAAGATAATAGCACCAAGGCACCCAAGTTTTGGGGAAAGCTGAATAAAGAATGGGAGGCCTGCAAAGCTGAAGGCGATCACAGACAGTCTCCAATTGATATTTGTGATGAAAAAGTAATAACTAGTTTAATGTATGTAAACTTGATCAAAGATTACAAGCCTGCTGATGCCCAGCTCAAGAATAGAGGCCATGATATAGCT GTATATTGGCAAGGAAATCCTGGATCAGTGAAGATAGATGGAATTGTTTATGATCTACAACAATGTCATTGGCACTCACCTTCTGAGCACGCCATTAACGGCAAAAG ATATGATATGGAGCTGCATATGCTTCACAAGGACAAGAATGACAAGGTAGCTGTTATTGCTCAGTTGTACAAGATCGGCAGACCAGATACCTTCCTGTCTAAG TTGTGCAAGGAAATAATCTCACTGGGGCACAACCATGAGAACAAGACAGTTGGGAAAATGGATCCTAAGGATATAGAGATTGCGGGTCACAATTACTACAGATACATAGGCTCACTAACTGTTCCTCCCTGCACCGAAGGTGTAACTTGGATAGTTAATCAAGAG ATTGCGACAGTTTCACACGATCAAGTGAAGCTACTACGCGATACAGTTCATGAT AATGCAGAGGAGAACGCCAGACCAGTGCAACCACATAACAGTCGCGAGATAGTGCTCTACACCCTGGATCCCAATTATAA ggaacCCGCTCCCTCTACCCTCCGGGGGCGCACCGGATAA
- the LOC141689176 gene encoding alpha carbonic anhydrase 7-like, with protein sequence MKSVFIIPSLLLLLILHAPSTKAQATEEEEYDYDENSPRGPSEWGTLTPEWALCSTGRMQSPVDLTNVTVEYVPDSEKVYTYYQPSNTTLINRGHDISLQWTGDAGSIEINGISYQLQQVHWHIPSEHTVNGQRYNLERHAVHVNVDTNATAVIGVLYEIGQEDPFLSQLMTNLTYMVETSENQTFPGVINPSENICNDESFYRYMGSLTTPPCDESIIWTIQKKIRSVSQAQVDLLLEAVHGNENARPLQPINGRDIYLYVPSKETDWSIIFSPERINWNIIFSPLQYLQQKFFDL encoded by the exons ATGAAGTCCGTTTTCATCATTCCGAGTCTTCTTCTGCTTCTCATTTTGCATGCACCATCCACCAAAGCTCAAGCAACCG AAGAGGAAGAATATGACTACGATGAGAATAGCCCGAGGGGGCCAAGCGAGTGGGGAACTCTAACACCAGAATGGGCATTATGCAGTACTGGGAGAATGCAATCTCCGGTTGATTTGACAAACGTCACCGTCGAATATGTACCGGATTCCGAGAAAGTATACACTTATTACCAGCCTTCTAACACCACTCTGATTAATAGAGGGCATGACATTTCA CTTCAATGGACGGGTGATGCAGGATCCATTGAGATCAATGGAATCAGCTACCAACTCCAACAAGTTCATTGGCATATACCTTCCGAGCACACCGTCAATGGCCAGAG ATACAACTTGGAACGACATGCAGTTCATGTAAATGTGGATACCAACGCCACAGCTGTAATTGGTGTACTTTACGAAATTGGCCAAGAAGACCCGTTTTTATCCCAG TTGATGACAAACTTGACGTATATGGTGGAAACAAGCGAAAACCAAACATTCCCGGGGGTGATAAATCCCAGTGAAAATATTTGCAATGACGAAAGTTTTTATAGATATATGGGTTCACTCACTACTCCCCCTTGTGATGAAAGCATCATTTGGACAATCCAGAAAAAG ATAAGGAGTGTTTCACAAGCACAAGTTGACCTGCTTCTGGAGGCTGTTCACGGG AATGAAAATGCAAGACCACTGCAACCAATAAACGGACGTGATATCTACCTATACGTTCCTTCTAAAGAGACGGACTGGAGTATTATCTTCTCTCCCGAAAGGATCAACTGGAACATCATTTTCTCTCCCCTCCAGTATTTACAGCAAAAATTCTTCGATTTATAA